The following proteins are co-located in the Manihot esculenta cultivar AM560-2 chromosome 9, M.esculenta_v8, whole genome shotgun sequence genome:
- the LOC110622023 gene encoding uncharacterized protein LOC110622023, translating into MAAASLLEPSPLKWRQSLPIQLSPPRPLPSLPYPIPLRPAKFGDKGQSFDKFSVRCSFMDKILTNSDNNAPSLSSSSNSNPTSVASLITTNPFEIIYSTIIKALKVLKKPAIAAILVGLLLMYDPSSAFAASGGRMGGKSFSGSSSSSSRSYSVPRTSSGGFSYSVPYYAPSPFGGGGFYFGPAVGVGVGAGSSLFFILAGFAAFMLVSGFLSDRSEGGVLTATAKTSVLKLQVGLLGMGRSLQRDLNRIAEIADTSSSEGLSYVLTEASLALLRHPDYCISGYSYVDVKRSIEDGEKRFNQLSIEERGKFDEETLVNVNNIKKRSTSSQRANGFNNEYIVITILVAAEGVHKLPTINGSGDLKEALQKLGSIPSSKILAVEVLWTPQNENDTLTERELLEDYPLLRPL; encoded by the exons ATGGCAGCTGCTTCGTTGCTTGAACCGAGCCCATTGAAATGGCGGCAGAGCCTCCCTATCCAATTATCCCCGCCTCGTCCTCTTCCCTCTCTCCCGTATCCCATCCCTCTCAGACCTGCTAAATTCGGCGATAAGGGTCAGAGCTTTGATAAATTCAGCGTTAGGTGCTCTTTCATGGATAAAATTTTAACGAACTCAGATAACAATGCCCCAAGTTTGAGTTCGAGTTCAAATTCCAATCCCACATCCGTTGCTAGCTTAATAACAACTAATCCTTTTGAAATCATTTATAGTACGATAATAAAAGCTCTGAAAGTGCTTAAAAAGCCTGCGATTGCAGCGATTTTAGTGGGGCTTTTATTGATGTACGACCCTTCTTCTGCATTTGCTGCCTCCGGTGGGAGAATGGGTGGCAAGTCTTTTTCTGGGTCATCTTCGTCATCGTCTAGAAGCTATTCAGTGCCTCGGACGTCCAGTGGTGGGTTTTCGTACTCGGTGCCGTACTATGCGCCGTCGCCTTTTGGTGGTGGTGGCTTTTACTTTGGTCCCGCTGTGGGAGTCGGTGTAGGTGCTGGGtctagtttattttttatattggcGGGTTTCGCGGCGTTTATGTTGGTCTCAGGGTTCCTTTCCGACAGGAGTGAGGGTGGGGTTCTCACTGCCACTGCGAAAACAAGTGTTCTTAAACTTCAG GTTGGGTTGTTGGGTATGGGGAGGTCTCTTCAGAGGGACCTCAATAGGATTGCAGAAATTGCAGATACGTCCTCGTCAGAGGGTCTGAGCTATGTATTGACTG AGGCATCGCTAGCTTTGCTTCGGCATCCTGATTATTGCATATCTGGTTATTCATAT GTGGATGTGAAGCGAAGCATCGAGGATGGTGAAAAACGTTTCAATCAACTTTCTATTGAAGAAAGGGGGAAATTTGATGAAGAAACACTTGTTAATGTGAACAACATAAAAAAGCGAAGCACATCTAGCCAAAGAGCTAATGGATTTAACAATGAATATATAGTG ATAACTATCTTGGTGGCTGCTGAAGGAGTACATAAATTGCCAACCATCAATGGCAGCGGAGACTTGAAAGAAGCATTGCAAAAACTCGGTTCCATTCCCTCCAGCAAAATACTT GCAGTTGAGGTGTTGTGGACCCCTCAAAATGAAAATGATACACTAACAGAGAGGGAACTGCTGGAAGATTATCCACTTTTGAGGCCTCTATAA
- the LOC122721195 gene encoding 40S ribosomal protein S24-1 has protein sequence MADKAVTIRTRKFMTNRLLSRKQFIIDVLHPGRPNVSKAELKEKLASLYEVKDPNTIFVFKFRTHFGGGKSTGFGLIYDSVDNAKKYEPKYRLIRNGLDTKVEKSRKQLKERKNRAKKIRGIKKTKAGDAAKGGKKK, from the exons ATGGCGGACAAGGCAGTAACCATTCGCACAAGGAAGTTCATGACTAACCGTCTGTTATCCAGGAAGCAATTC ATAATTGATGTTCTTCATCCCGGAAGACCCAATGTTTCCAAG GCGGAGTTGAAGGAGAAGCTAGCAAGCCTGTATGAGGTGAAGGATCCCAATACCATTTTCGTGTTTAAGTTCAGGACTCACTTTGGAGGTGGGAAATCCACTGGCTTTGGGTTGATTTATGATTCAGTTGATAATGCAAAGAAGTATGAGCCCAAGTACAGACTTATCAGG AATGGACTTGATACTAAAGTAGAGAAGTCAAGGAAGCAACTGAAGGAGAGAAAGAACAGGGCCAAGAAGATTCGCGGAATAAAGAAG ACAAAGGCTGGTGATGCTGCCAAGGGAGGAAAGAAAAAGTGA
- the LOC110622024 gene encoding 40S ribosomal protein S24-1, which yields MADKAVTIRTRKFMTNRLLSRKQFIIDVLHPGRPNVSKAELKEKLASLYEVKDPNTIFVFKFRTHFGGGKSTGFGLIYDSVDNAKKYEPKYRLIRNGLDTKVEKSRKQLKERKNRAKKIRGIKKTKAGDAAKGGKKK from the exons ATGGCGGATAAGGCAGTAACAATTCGCACAAGGAAGTTCATGACTAACAGACTGTTATCCAGGAAGCAATTC ATAATTGATGTTCTTCATCCCGGAAGACCCAATGTTTCCAAG GCGGAGCTGAAGGAGAAGCTAGCAAGCTTGTATGAGGTGAAGGATCCCAATACAATTTTTGTGTTTAAGTTCAGGACTCACTTTGGAGGTGGAAAATCCACTGGCTTTGGTTTGATTTATGATTCAGTTGATAATGCAAAGAAGTACGAGCCCAAGTACAGACTTATCAGG AATGGACTTGATACTAAAGTAGAGAAGTCAAGGAAGCAactgaaagagagaaagaacaGGGCCAAGAAGATTCGCGGAATAAAGAAG ACAAAGGCTGGTGATGCTGCCAAGGGTGGAAAGAAGAAGTGA
- the LOC110621922 gene encoding guanosine deaminase: MEEANVIEAKDGTISLASAFAGHQEAVQDRDHKFLTRAVEEAYKGVECGHGGPFGAVVVRNDEIVVSCHNMVLENTDPTAHAEVTAVREACKKLNRIELSDCEIYASCEPCPMCFGAIHLSRIKRLVYGAKAEAAIAIGFDEFIADAIRGTGFYQKANLEIKKVDGSGAVIAEQVFEKTKSKFIMY, encoded by the exons ATGGAGGAAGCCAACG TGATAGAAGCTAAAGATGGAACTATCTCTCTGGCATCTGCATTTGCTGGTCATCAAGAAG CTGTTCAGGATAGAGACCACAAATTCTTAACAAgagcagttgaagaagcatacAAGGGTGTTGAATGCGGACATGGAGGACCGTTTGGTGCTGTTGTTGTTCGTAATGATGAAATAGTTGTAAGCTGCCACAACATGGTTCTGGAAAACACTGATCCAACTGCTCATGCTGAAGTAACAGCTGTtagagag GCATGCAAGAAGCTCAACCGAATTGAGCTCTCAGATTGTGAAATATATGCTTCCTGTGAACCATGTCCAATGTGCTTTGGTGCCATCCATCTTTCAAGAATTAAG AGGTTGGTTTATGGAGCCAAAGCTGAAGCAGCTATAGCTATTGGATTTGATGAGTTCATTGCTGATGCTATAAGAGGCACTGGGTTTTACCAGAAGGCTAATTTGGAGATCAAGAAAGTTGATGGAAGTGGTGCTGTTATAGCAGAACAAGTATTTGAGAAGACAAAGTCCAAGTTTATCATGTACTGA